One genomic region from Quercus robur chromosome 4, dhQueRobu3.1, whole genome shotgun sequence encodes:
- the LOC126720792 gene encoding putative wall-associated receptor kinase-like 16, translating into MGFLGILVQVTWVAVMLSELAAAAIASPIALPNCPDKCGDVEIPYPFGLRKGCSIDQNFLINCTNSFGATQPFLLGDLTATNFSLEGQANILMYMAKDCYKHGVLDQDPSIWTSVYLNSSLNFTISSTQNKFIVVGCDTVAYLDFQQDKENFSTGCVSVCESSRYIVNGSCSGVGCCEVDIPNGLNYVILESRSFNNHTKVGAFNPCGYAFISQQTTFNFSIDSLHSLQHQNMTPVVLDWAIGTETCKDIVNKSGYTCGGNSTCIDSDNGSGYRCKCMEGYHGNPYLHLGCQDINECENPNHCKLPGEKCINVLGNFTCSCIKGYHLDVSAGICVTNQSSRLVTLLVGIGITFIVVLVCSSWLYLIVKKRQLIKLKQRFFEQNGGLILQQKLSKQENSAETTKIFTMKELKKATNNYDETLIIGRGGFGTVYKGILPNNMIVAIKKSKIGDESQIEQFINEVVVLSQINHKNVVKLLGCCLETQVPLLVYEFIPNGTLFEHIHHESKVSTISWETRLRIAAETAEALSYLHSAASPPIIHRDIKSSNILLDSTYTAKVSDFGASKLVPLDQTQLATMVRGTLGYLDPEYMQTSQLTEKSDVYSFGVVLVELLTGKKALSFDRPEEERSVATYFLSFSKDNRLFEVLEKHIANEENVEQLKEAANLAKMCLRLKGEDRPTMKEVATKLEDLRKMEKHSRDNVDSNSEETKFLRTKTSDSLNYDVDNQSADVNDTVRDHAALLDFDDGR; encoded by the exons ATGGGTTTCCTTGGGATTCTTGTACAAGTCACTTGGGTTGCTGTGATGTTATCTGAATTGGCAGCCGCCGCAATAGCATCTCCAATAGCGCTGCCCAACTGCCCTGACAAGTGTGGAGATGTGGAAATTCCCTATCCTTTTGGCCTAAGAAAAGGTTGCTCCATAGATCAAAACTTTCTCATCAATTGTACCAACTCGTTCGGCGCAACTCAACCATTTCTTCTGGGAGACTTGACGGCTACAAACTTTTCCCTCGAAGGCCAGGCTAACATCTTGATGTATATGGCCAAGGACTGTTATAAACATGGTGTGCTGGATCAGGATCCTAGCATATGGACATCAGTGTATCTCAACTCGAGCCTCAATTTCACCATCTCTAGCACTCAAAACAAGTTCATTGTCGTTGGCTGTGACACTGTTGCATACCTTGATTTCCAGCAAGATAAAGAAAATTTCTCAACCGGCTGCGTTTCCGTTTGTGAAAGCAGTAGGTACATAGTCAATGGGTCTTGCTCTGGTGTTGGGTGTTGCGAGGTAGATATTCCTAATGGgttaaattatgttattttggaATCCCGCAGTTTCAATAATCACACAAAAGTAGGGGCTTTCAATCCTTGTGGCTATGCATTTATTAGCCAACAAACCACGTTCAATTTCTCCATCGATTCCCTTCACAGTCTACAACACCAAAATATGACGCCGGTAGTTCTTGATTGGGCGATCGGTACTGAGACATGTAAAGATATCGTGAACAAATCAGGTTACACATGTGGAGGTAATAGCACTTGCATCGATTCCGACAACGGGTCTGGGTACCGTTGTAAGTGCATGGAAGGCTACCATGGGAATCCATACCTCCATCTCGGTTGCCAAG ACATTAACGAATGTGAAAACCCCAATCATTGCAAGCTCCCGGGAGAAAAGTGTATTAACGTACTAGGGAATTTTACTTGTTCTTGCATCAAGGGGTACCATTTGGACGTAAGTGCAGGAATCTGTGTTACCAATCAATCATCACGTCTAGTTACCCTCTTAGTTG GTATTGGCATAACCTTCATAGTTGTGCTTGTTTGTAGCTCTTGGTTGTATTTGATAGTTAAGAAAAGACAGTTGATCAAGCTTAAACAAAGGTTCTTTGAACAGAATGGGGGTTTAATTTTACAACAGAAACTCTCTAAACAAGAAAATTCAGCTGAAACAACCAAAATCTTCACCATGAAAGAGTTGAAAAAGGCTACCAACAATTATGATGAAACTCTAATCATTGGCCGGGGAGGGTTTGGTACAGTTTATAAAGGAATTTTACCAAATAATATGATTGTGGCCATCAAGAAGTCAAAAATAGGAGATGAAAGCCAAATTGAGCAATTCATCAATGAGGTAGTTGTACTTTCCCAAATTAATCATAAGAATGTGGTTAAATTATTAGGTTGTTGTTTGGAGACACAAGTTCCTTTACTAGTTTATGAATTCATACCCAATGGTACTCTCTTTGAGCACATTCATCATGAAAGTAAGGTGTCCACCATATCATGGGAAACTCGTCTTAGGATAGCTGCAGAAACAGCAGAAGCACTATCATATTTGCACTCTGCAGCTTCTCCACCTATAATCCATAGAGATATCAAGTCTTCAAACATATTGTTGGATAGTACTTACACAGCAAAGGTATCAGATTTTGGAGCTTCAAAATTGGTTCCACTAGACCAAACACAATTAGCTACAATGGTGCGAGGAACTTTGGGTTACTTGGATCCTGAATACATGCAAACAAGTCAATTGACAGAAAAGAGTGATGTTTATAGCTTTGGAGTGGTCCTCGTAGAGCTATTAACTGGAAAAAAAGCTCTTTCATTTGATAGGCCCGAGGAAGAGAGAAGTGTAGCCAcatattttctctcattttccaaGGATAATAGATTGTTTGAAGTTCTTGAAAAACATATAGCAAATGAAGAAAATGTTGAGCAACTAAAGGAAGCTGCAAATCTTGCGAAGATGTGCTTAAGATTGAAAGGGGAGGATAGGCCTACTATGAAGGAAGTAGCAACAAAATTGGAGGATTTAAGAAAGATGGAGAAGCATTCCAGAGACAATGTTGATTCTAACTCAGAAGAAACTAAATTCTTGCGCACCAAGACATCAGATTCTCTCAATTATGATGTTGATAATCAAAGTGCTGATGTGAATGATACTGTGAGGGACCATGCAGCATTATTGGATTTTGACGATGGGAGATAA